The Ostrinia nubilalis chromosome 15, ilOstNubi1.1, whole genome shotgun sequence region catgaaatattttgtttacgaaaatcaataagcattaaaactattggattttaaaagattacagttactgttgtgattacagtaggtacattgttttagtttttacataatgtactcacggcttgacatttgtatgtaactcatacaaaataagttgcgttatgacttatagtaaaatagtttttaatgttctccataaattcacacgttcactctcactttggttctgtccaatccaatagccactgtaagcaggccagatctacacgtttctcaccacctgtaaaatatatgaaatatttgtaaattaagagcaaaaagatgcgcatgtcaccgtaagactgtaatctcctacatcatctacattctacactaatattataaagagtacagcagatgaacaagtgatctgtcttatctaccatacctatcttactgtctgttttgtttctagatttgcactactttgttaaataaaattaatttaccttgtcaaatgtgtacttgtcaatcaattacatgtacattcacagaatctggattccaccaatctgtaattaaataattaacttttatttgatcctagtcgaaaagcgtcagaggatagtgttagaatcattttgagggtgttttaaattttaaaggtacttaccaaatgttcttattaacagaagttaatattcatctaatacaaatcttcctaatttaatgcatttatgtcatggcataacttgcaaatgaaatgagttcatcgtttgtaatcaagcattcttggtctggttttattacttatataggtttcttctaaacttatttgaataggaagtaaaggttggttcatctggattttaagtaacagttgacaataatgatcagcaccggtgattccatagcaagcacttttattgtaattgcagcttaacaccttataagtttgatattaacctgaaacaaataggtacttagattcactgtataaaacacgtatcatcattcactgtgtcctgcaatctatgcctgcaatgtacctacgtgtattgtattttgggtccaaactccaaagtatgttgttactccatgaaacgatccatatttagtttccattgatttaaatggagttatgaatgatattgtaatgaagatttaatcctttgtgtggttcaatacttgataaaacatgatgttgctgcaagctgcaataacctttctcgagtggatatcttacttgagagatatttcttcttaaaacaaacatcaatccaactggcaatccatgcacatgtagttcttattaatattgattgagaaattattgattttagataaaatttgtttaaagaaaaacacgttttttcgatgaaaatttttgacgtttttttttttaataatgtcacagttgcagacttgagacggaactaaattgattaaagtgaaaattacgactttgaattaatatacttttaaataaacatttcatttatagaatgcaaatagattcaataaaataatttataaataaaagttgaagttgtaattcgaaaatgtttactaacttgATTCCAGACACGCAAAAGACCATTGCCATTGTCGCATAAAggacaactataaaaaaagtcacttcctctcggaactgtcaaaaaaattcactctctatggagctgtcaaactctatggcgtttccaccccgtgtTTCAGTCCGTCAgtgcatagagaaaagtaatacataggaaatagagaaccctctctgtcaaatttttgaacctactaattgacagcctggtgttaaattccctgtacttaacctacgtacgtaacgctcacatacatacatagtccacgcacacatacatacataaagtccacgcacacatacacacagttcacgcacacataggccctcataaccttcaaagaattattgtttttttgatgtacaatgtagaattttttcaaatccattattttgaaagtatttatctttatggtgtacgtattgtattattttcaaaacaatggatttggaaaaattctacattgcacatggaaatgcaaataaacaaaaacttttcaatttaataattttactttatttatgaacacacataatattatacaccaaaagcgtcttttcgcaaagttttcaacaacactaaaaaagcatttgcactttgagaaaactcagatcacttgtgaacataacagaaagtttcttcgcgattcacgaaggaacgaacaaaactccgatgaaccagaacagcagcaggtacgaaggaatgaacttgaatttgactcgactcttcaatactttaatagggccacagaactcataaacgatggctaagaaaacaagaatgcattcaacctaacaaaaacaacaccggccattttggaggaaaaacaaagttgccatatgttaaatagtaatttctactactctattatgtaaattataacaaaaaatgtcaccgttcagttttaaattaaaacaaattaatttcattttaaaaaaagttttcacattgtaattaacaatattctgaaatatattttaattaagaaaaaaatgaaaatatgaaggaaacaggagcagcgacatctaaagcgttttagggtagttaaaaagtattgcttcctcattgttatagcattgctgcaaaatctgaaaagcttttaaatattttaagatgtgtttctggagtctggtggggtgctcacccagcgtcattaagacttttatacaatgctattataagaagtgtacttgactatggcagtttctatctagagccttgtaatttagttggtttaagtaaattggatgcgattcaatctaaagcgctaaggattatagctggtgctatgaaatcgagtccaatcaatgccttgcaagctgaatgtgttgagcccccattgaaattacgccgccaatatttatgtgacaagtatcttttccgtgtacttcaatttgctgaccatcctatatatagcaaactcaacagacttaatgatttaattgatacttcctcttattggtcacgtaaatctcctccttgtgtgattattagttttcgtaaatttatatcaatccaagccccagtccacagaacctcctttcttccgatattttctgtaaattttgaatcccttattcttactccgacaattcatttcaacctagacatacataaggatgactacaatgctaacattaagttcaatcagatcgtagacgaacactggggcgattggcatcatatctattgcgatgcatctaagcactctccaacgggtcatgttggcgttggcgcataccataaacaatatcatattgtccagaaaataaaactccgtccagaatcatcagtctttacaggagaatgttttggactgtttaaggctttagagtatgctctccttatgaaattaaacacaactgtaatattttgtgactctaaaagtgctttgcaggcattacataaatttccatttaagaacaatactaattatcctattattacagaatgcaggaaattacttcacaaatgtagtcttaacagtcatttaattaattttgcgtggattcctagtcataccaatattccaggaaatgataaagctgataagctggccaatgaagcggttgagtgtggagatatacatccgtacacaaattattgccatgacttaacggcagcccttcccaaagcttatctcaaatctgcctgggatgagaattgggagttcactagccaatctaaggggaaacattacaagctcattcaaccatccatcctttgtaaaccatggtttgttaaaattaatctttccaaaacagttactaccattttaactagaatgcgacttggtcacgtgtgcactccagcacacttggctaaaattcatgtacttgattatgattcgtgcacttgtggttctggcgtcggagacttaaatcacatatttttttactgttgcctatatgatcgttcctcttttattagttctcttttagccattaaaattccttttcctacatccatcacttgcctattatataccaataacattgatgtttataatatcctagccgaatttattacccataataatataaaattgtaaatagtaatgtatattgtacttatgtaaatattattttatttttattattttgtacttatatcacacctaaattgatcctatgaaaaccatcctttgttccgtttccttccgtaattgattcgtttccctaccttttaactttaacccaatcccaccctgtctaaacgcaatgtccgcaaaacttatggcaaaactgaacgcaaaaatcaagaaccccgtcgtggctaaacgcaatccgcgagagccataaagaagaaaaaaaaaaaaaaagtattggaatttatcgactgaagtcgctgtttggaagcaagtttgatcgtagtatggaagtttccgtacCCTGCGTCAGTGTCAGTCAGGTGCCCGTTGTGTTGATGCATGCAGATAATTTTGGATATCCTACCTGAAAACTGAAAAGTCTGAAAGTTCTACAAGATATAAAATGCAATTTCTCAATACTATtctgcaaataatatttttactgaatgtGTGTTTGGCAACTTTATCACCACCCTCAGATAAAAAAGGACAGAAAGGAGTCAAAACTCAAGATGGTCCACGTAAAAATAACGTTTTAGATCGAAAATTAGTGGTTGAAACGCCCATTGTGAGGGATATTATTAAATACCATGCTACGTATCATCAAGATATTTCATTaaggaattttaaaaattcgGTTTTAGGTTATGTTACTCCGGTATGTAAAAACAAACATGTAATCTTGTGCTCCCTTTATTTAACTAAGGTGCTTCCTTTCTATTTTGCTTCCTTGTGATTGTGAATTCTTCAAGTTACTACGGAAACTCATGTCATTTGAACATCATTTCAATTGGTATTACACCTAACTAAAATAGGCGTTTCGGCTTGAACACAATACTTACCGGCATTCAGGAATTTTAAGAATACCGGCGCTTAATTGGTGGCAAATTTGAAAGAGTTTGCGTAAAATGCTATTATCATGAGGTATGTTTGTGTTCTATGTACATCTTTTAAAAATCATTACTTGCTTTTAGTGGAACAGTAAAGGCTATGACGTGGCCAAGACATGGGCGCCTAAATTTAATTACATCTCTCCAGTGTGGCTGCAGGTGAAAAGACAGTCACCCAACATCTACATCATATCAGGATTGCATGACGTTGATCATGCGTGGATGAAGTCAGTCCGACAGAAAGGCTCCCAAAGTAATATCAAAAgtgagttaaaattaaaaatggacCTCTTATTTATagtttgtaatttattaaatgtaattaaaagtaTCATTAAAATGAGATTAGGTTATTTGAATACCAAAACAATTAAAAactccagtgtctaagtagctcagttgaaAGAGCCAGTCCGGCAAGTGAAAGGTTGTGGGTTCAATTCctgccttaggcagtttgattttttcaagttatttataattttcaaattaaaaacttacttgttTATTTGCAGTTCTCCCTAGAATCTTATTTGAAAATTGGCAGTCTTCAGATTTGAAAGCCTTCTTCATGGAGCCCAGTGCCCGTTCAGAGCAGCAGGCGTTGGTTGATGAGATCAAAAAAGCCTGTAAGCAGTGGAAGTTTGATGGAGTTGTCCTAGAAATTCTGTCACAGATTGGAAAGTACCTTGATAAATCTGTGAAGTTCATTCAGCATTTTGGTAAgtagaattttatctttttaaaagtTCTGTAAAGTGTTAAGTGATAGTGGAGAGTAACTACTTCCATTTTTTTATATCTAGGATATTCacagatattttaaaatttatttaattttatttcattatttttatcattgACAGGGAGAATAATTAATTGATCTATTGACTTGCccagttttaattgaaaatctCTTAGAGACACTGAtatcataaataatattgtttcagGTTTAGAAATGGCTGAAGATGAACTGAAGTTGATCCTAGTCTACCCACCATTCCGGGGCTACCCCACCGATGAGTTTTTCATACAAGCTTTTAATGATATCCATCCGTATGTACAAGCGGTGTCAGTGATGACTTATGACTTCTCAAACCCCCAAAAACCAGGTATTACATTATTTGTAATTATATTTCTATATTTAATAGACATGCCCTTCAAGCTTGTAAAGATAAATACTGAGCAGTAGCCTATTGGTGCAGTGGCCCactattttttttcttgttgtattgtttttgtttataaataggctaatttcctaaaaaaattttttaagtccgtcaattttaatataaaaaaatattggacacatatatttttaattgtcaatcaaacaaattattacaaagttatagtgcgttgaagttccgtgcgacgtcacaaagtgctgcacttttacgcactcattgacgtcacgggccttttctttagaactttggcacgctttatctctttacattttcattagttttcacaagtgaaaaatacgtgtctagTAGTtattgataagctaactgacggactaattaaaactcttgcttttttacccaggaaacatccctattgtgcTTACTGTGTTCAATAAAGTATTCTATTCTATATTTACAGGCCCAAATGCACCGCTGTACTGGATGAGACTGTGTGTTGAAAAATTAGTTGGTGAAGAAGATAATCCATCCAAACGCTCCAAGATTCTACTTGGCTTAAATTTCTATGGAAATTCATACACTTCTAATGGGGGTGGTCCCATTGTGGGCACAGAGTATGTGGAGCTGCTTAAGAATGCTAAGCCCACCGGGACAGTGTCCTACAACAATAATACAGCTGAAAATTATATAGAAATTCGGTAGGTAATCTAatcatcataattataatacataTATCTCCAAATTAAGCATTTAGCATCTAAAGCATATCTGCTTCAAAAAGAGTTCTGTAATTTGAACAATGCAAGGCATGATCATAGAAGTGACTGTTGAGATGAAGGGACCAGTCTTCTATTTTCTACCTAAATACATAAACACTATGATCTGTACTTTTGTTCTATTATGTATTAGctatttatgtaataatttttgGTACCTCAACCTCAATATACCAAAACTTAATAAATGATGGTAACAACCCTATGAGCTTACAATAGTGAAACTTTTCTTTACAGGACATCACAGGGTTCAAAGAAGATATTTTATCCAACTTTGTTCTCCATACAGAAGAGACTGGATCTAGCCCGGGAGTTCGGCACTGGGATTGCAATATGGGAACTGGGCCAGGGCCTGGACTATTTTTATGATCTATTTTAATTActtgtgatattatttttaaggcAAAAATATGATGAAGTGTAACACCtagtcatatttattttattgagaatAAAAAGACTTAATTTCtgcaataattaattttaatacttaacCTAAGTGATCCCAtttcaaaatatgtatttcATTCAGTCTTTTTTATTACCCACAAATTCATGCATGCATTCATCACTCTGTGACATATATCAAAGTAATCTATACGCAAACATAGTCATAATCttaaaattttgttaaattactaTTTTTTCGCGTTTGAGGAAAAATTGTTCTAAAAATCGTATCTACTCGACTGGGCTTGGTTAATTAttcattttatcattattttagtttatCCCTTTTATGCTAAATGTATGGGATACAGTATTGAAAGATATTTCGTCATAAAGCTAAGTTTATCCGGCTGCTACTGTGGGCTTCTTCCTCAATTCCATCATGGCTTGTGGCCCCTTCATCACTCGGTGCATCAGGTCCCAACACATCTTGGCGGGGAGAAGGCTGGAATAACAAGAAACTTGGTGAGGAAATGACATAGCATTTTGTTTTCTCTATCTTTGCCTCGTGTCCAACgtgcccaacggattagcaagctgaagtgacaatgggcagggcatatagtatgcagaactgacggccgatggggcagcaaggttctggagtggaggccacgtaccgaaaAGCGCAGCGAAGGACGTCTAccctcaaggtggaccgacgacctcataaaggcagcgggaaggcgctggatgcatgcCGCCACCAACCGCCCATTGTAGAAATCaatgggagaggcctatgttcagcagtggacgaccactggacgtcctatggctgaaatgatgatgatgatctatgCCTCTTCATGAAAGGAAGTAATGTTATTCTTAGTATTTCCTTGACtaatatgtaaattaaataaaagaagCTTAAGCTTACTACTACGCTAGAATGTAGGAAACTAATTTTGTATGCGCATATTATTGTCTATTTTGATTGATATTCGAAACATGCGCTACTTAGGTACCttactacataattatgttgtaTCTTGTATGTGTCAGTACGCAAATAATAAATGCTAAACAGTATTTGCATTTCTAAATAATTAGTAAGTTCACctcagtaataaataaatataatcaaTAACTATAAACTTAGTggtttgataattaaaataatgatgtgACTTTCAACGAAAAGATTTTTGTCCCAACAAATTCGTATAAGTAACGTAACCTCCCAACATCTTTCTGAAATAAGCTACCTACCTTGGTAGCTGAAAGGAAGCAGATTCGAACTTGGACATACAAGTTGTGGCTCCGGTCGTGAACCTATGTGCTTAGGCACCTAAGTaggggcagggcacatagtacgaagaactgacggccaatggggcagtgGAGCccgcgtaccagaaaacgcagcatgggacgtccacccacaaggtggaccgacgacatcataaaggtagctgaaaggcgctggacgtaggccgctaccaatcgatcaacatggaaatcattgggggaggcctatgttcagcagtggacgtcctatggctgaaatgatgatgcatAATGAAAGGAGGGGCACGGATACTGACCACTTAAGCGGCAGGAGGTATCGCACAGAACCAGGCATGATGCAGTTGACTTCGTTCTTGCGGATGGAGTCGATCATGGTCTCCGCGACGTAGTCGGGCTCCAGCATGGGCATAAGCCGCGGGGTGACTCCGTCGAACATCCCCGTGTTGATGTAGTAAGGGCACACCAGTGTCGCGTGGATGGTGTTGTGACCGTGGGCCTGGAAATCCAAGAGATATTTGTGTGAGACTCGAAAATAATTTACCGTAAGCGTGCGGTGCTATATATTGAAGCCCCCTGTGCGTACATGCCACGGTTTGATCCAGTTGAAGACCTTGTGTACATGCAAAAGTTTTTTCTAGGATCTCTAGATGTAGAAAAGTTTTTTCTAAAGTTATTGTTGGAATTAGCAAAAAAGATGCGTAAAAGACGAAGAGAAGACACCGAGTGTGGTGCCAAGACTCGGTGGTGAAGGTGTCTGAATGGCCGACTCgtcatccgaggaacgcgggtttgaTCCGCTAGATTATTGttgtgagcccactcgtaacacgaACACGAggcaaagatattttttttacgcaTACTTAGTTATGTAGGCAGGCTCCAAGTAAGTACCTATCAATttctaaattgaatttgtaacaAATGTAAGTAACATTTGTTCATCTGCTTTTCTTACCCTCAATTCTGTGAACAGGCTTTCGTGGAAGCCGACGGTGGCGAACTTGGTCCCGCTGTAGTCGGTGCAGCGATACGTGCCCAGCAGGCCGGCCACCGAGCCCACCGTCACGATGTGCCCCTTGCCGCTCTTGATCATGTCTGGGAGGAACGCCTTCACTGTCTAGGTAAGAGAAAATGATGATTAGATTCACTGGTGACTTTTCCCACCATAAAGTATGCCtctctttttaaccgacttcaaaaaaagaggAGGTTCGCATTTCAAGTGTATGTTTTCTTCTCTATAAAGAAACAGATATACCTACTATCGCAGCGCGCGCGCATTCACCCGTGTGCACGCGCCTTTATATTAGATTCGAAATTACGGGAACGGTGTTTCCGAACGGGAAGAAATAGCCCTGGTAAAATGTGTTATAATTTCTTTTGTGCACATTGATGGGTGGGTCTAATCCCGAtggagaaaaaaattaaacagtcaATCCTGCGACTGGAACCGCAGATCGAGTTGGAGGCGAAGGCTTAATTTTCGGTGTAGCAGCCTTTGTCTTTTGTTATGAATATTGATGTTATTTAAAAATGCAAaaagttaggtaggtaggtatgtggcTCCTAAACAAAtgagaaaaatattattcttcaCACGTGTTACGCACCTAACCCCGACCTcagaataaataatatcctAGGAAAATCCGACACTGAACTTGAGTCTATTGTTTGTTTCTTTGAATTTaccaaaatcccaactaatattataaatgcgaaagtaactctgtctgtctgtctgtctgttacgctttcccgcttaaacctcgcaaccgattttgatgaaatttggcatagagatagtttgagtcccgggaaagaacataggatagtttttatcccggtttttgaaacagggacgcgcgcgataaagtttttctgtgacagacaaaattccacgcgggcgaagccgcgggcggaaagctagtggctaataaaataaaataacaatagaagtaggtaggtactttattcagcatttaatattttatacacattcttaattttattaaggCAAGCTGAAAAGGTATTCAGCAAAAATCGTGACATGACACAAGTCttcaagtcacgaagctggttttcagtgggtacCAACGCACGACGGGGATTACGATGAAATAAAACCATTGTAACAACATTTTACGCTAATATCACAGCCATTCGCTGTATTGTGGTCGAGTACCGTTGGGAAATGTGAGTATCTGCACGATGAATGATGATTATAGCTAATTATACACTGTacgacgacagcacgtcaacgtaaccactgGGATCTTGTGtggttgtaataggggcgagtttgcaacaaaaatgggtagcctgatgtgctgtcgtgtgtacgtTGCA contains the following coding sequences:
- the LOC135078905 gene encoding chitinase domain-containing protein 1 — translated: MQFLNTILQIIFLLNVCLATLSPPSDKKGQKGVKTQDGPRKNNVLDRKLVVETPIVRDIIKYHATYHQDISLRNFKNSVLGYVTPWNSKGYDVAKTWAPKFNYISPVWLQVKRQSPNIYIISGLHDVDHAWMKSVRQKGSQSNIKILPRILFENWQSSDLKAFFMEPSARSEQQALVDEIKKACKQWKFDGVVLEILSQIGKYLDKSVKFIQHFGLEMAEDELKLILVYPPFRGYPTDEFFIQAFNDIHPYVQAVSVMTYDFSNPQKPGPNAPLYWMRLCVEKLVGEEDNPSKRSKILLGLNFYGNSYTSNGGGPIVGTEYVELLKNAKPTGTVSYNNNTAENYIEIRTSQGSKKIFYPTLFSIQKRLDLAREFGTGIAIWELGQGLDYFYDLF